GGTTTCAATGACATACGTGGAACTTTGTTTTTTGACATTGCAAGAATTCTCAAACACAAACGTCCTAAGGCATTTGTGCTAGAAAACGTAAAGCAACTTGTTGGACACGACAAGGGTAGAACTTTAAAGATAATTATTAAAACTTTACAAGAACTTGGTTATCATGTTCAGTATGCAGTTTTAAATGCACTAGACTACGGACTACCACAAAAACGTGAAAGAGTAATAATTGTTGGACACCGAGAACCTATTATGTTTTCATTTCCATCACCAGTAAGACCATTCAAACCGCTTTCTGAAATACTTGAAAAGAAAGTTGACAAGAAATATTACGCATCGGAATACATAGTAAACAAGCGTAAAGCAAAGCATAAATCAGCATACAAACTTTCTATTTGGCACGAGAACAAAGCAGGTAACATTTGCAGTTATCCCTATTCGTGTGCATTGAGAGCAGGTGCATCTTACAACTATTTGCTAGTGAACGGTGAGAGAAGATTAACACCAAGAGAAATGTTTCGTTTGCAAGGTTTTCCAGATACTTACAAAATTGTTGTGAATGACAGCCAGGCAAGAAAACAAGCCGGCAATGCAGTTCCTGTGAATTTAGTTAAAGCAGTTATTCTGAAACTATTACCGTATGTTGCCTCCTCATTGGATATGACTTCGGTATTAAGAGAATACGAAGTAGAATATGGCAAAGGATAAATCACCGAAACTTCGGACAGTAAACAAATCTGTTTCAGCATTTCCGCTAAATGAATTTCCAAAAGACTTCCCATTTCTTTTAGGAAAAGAGTTGGTTTATCTTTTGGCTTCAAAAGGGAAAGCTGAATTAGAAGGTTCTGAATGGGAGAATATTTTCGCCAATTGCATTGGTGCAGATTGGAAACCATCAAATGTTGGGTTAGATGATGTTGTGATGGGTAACACAGCTTGGGGTGCAAAAACTGTAAAATCATCAAAGCCCTCAAATCAAAAGAAAGTAAGACTAATTTCGGGGCGTAACTCTCCTGTTTATTCGTTCGGTGAGAGAATTGATACATCGGCAGACCCAAATTTAATCGGCAAACTTGTTTTAGATATTTGGAACGAGAGAGTTTCTGCAATCAGAGAGAAATTTAAACATTTGCGTACAGTTGTTTTAATCAAATCAAATGACCTTTCAGAAGTAGTAGTTTTCGAGTTTGAAACTATTCGCTATGACCTCGAACTTTATAAATGGGAATGGAACAAAAATAACAATCTGATTGGCATTGACAAGAAAACGGAAGAGCATCGTTTTACTTGGCAACCGCACGGTTCACAGTTTACAATCATTGAAGAAGTTCCTGAAAAAAGTTTGGTAATTCGTATCAAGCAACCGAAAACACTCGACAAAGAACAGATTTTAAAAGCGCTTGGATTTGATAAATCTTGGATAACTGTAATCCAAAAAAATGGCTGATGTTTTTTCCAAAGAACAGCGTAGCGCAGTAATGCGACAAGTAAAATCAAGTCGCAACAAATCCACCGAGTTAAAACTTATTGACTTTTTAAAAACTAACAATATCAAAGGGTGGCGAAGGAATTACAAACTCTTTGGCAAACCAGATTTTACATTTCCGACTTTGAGAACAGTTGTTTTTGTTGATGGCTGTTTTTGGCACGGACACAATTGCCGAAATACAAAACCTCAAGTCAACAAAGAGTATTGGAATAAAAAAATTGAGAGAAACAAACAACGAGACAAAGAAGTAACACTGACTTTAAAACAAAAAGATTGGACTGTTATTCGACTTTGGGAATGCGAACTGAAAAACGAAAAGCTATTGACCAAACGACTGAAAGAAAAACTGCCTACAACAGCACCTATACGCAAGTGGGGGTTCTGTGCTTCGAATGAAAAATAAGTGCTAAATTTGAAGAGTAGTTCTTCGTAGGAAAGTTTGGTTCGAGAAAGCCCCACCTGCGTATAGCTGCAAACCGTTAGCGGAAAGTGTAAACAATATAAATCAAAAAAAAAGAAGATATAGAACTTTCTCCTCCCCATGTACACTGCCAGTCAAACCTGTGGCTTTAAAAGTTTGCTTTTTTTTCGTTCCTTTGCAGGATACTAAATGGTATGTTTGCGAAATCAAAATGATTCCGTCTGACCCCATAATAAAAGAGACGATAATAGATGAAAAAAGCAGAAGCAACACGGTCGATGATTTTACATAAAGCGTTTGAACTGATTTATGTTAAGGGCTACCAGACGACGAGCATTGACGACATCATCGCTACCACACAAGTAACGAAAGGGGCTTTTTACTATCATTTCAAAACCAAAGACGAAATGGGACTTGCCATCATCAACGAAGTCCTCAAACCCACACTTGCAAGCAGTTTCATCGAGCCACTTCAAGGCGAACAAGATCCGTTGAATGCCATTTACAACCTCATGGATAGTCTATTAATGAAAAATGAATTTTTGAAGGTGGAATATGGTTGTCCTGCCTCAAACTTCACTCAGGAAATGACCCCGTGGAATTCAGAATTTAATAAGGCTTTAAATGAATTAACCCGGGAATGGACAGAAGCAATCACCGCTACCATTGAAAGAGGAAAGAAAAGTGGCGTCATCCGCAAGGACGTAAATGCGAAACAGGTAACCATCTTCGTTTTGTCGGGCTATTGGGGCATTCGGAATTTGGGAAAATTAGAAAACAGCAAAAAGGTCTATATTTCTTATTTAAAGCAACTTAAAATTTATCTAAACAGTCTTAAATAATTTTTTTGCACAAAAACATACTAACTGGTATGTTTTTATTATTTTTGTCCCGAAAACAAAAAAGTAAAGAAATATGCATACACACGGCATCCAGGAATTTACAATCATCAATGCGTTGGTTGCAGCGTTGATCGGCTTAGTATTCATCATTATCATGTCCTTTGTGAAAGAACCCTCGCGACAGAAAATCAACGCCATTATCATAGCGGGCGCAGGCGGGGTTTACTGGAGCGGCGGCTTAGGCGTCTGGGAATATGTTTTTGGTGCCGTTATGTTGTTTGTGGCCTTCAAAGCCCTCAAGCATTATTATTTCATCGGAATCGGTTGGCTAATGCACACAGGCTGGGACATTATGCATCATCTATACGGTGATCCCATTATTCACTTTGCACCACTTTCGTCCGCCGGTTGTGCCGTGTGCGATGCGGTTCTGGCAATCTGGTTCTTCTTTGGTGCACCTACCATTTGGAACGTATTCAAAAAACAAAAAACAATTACGACGGCATAAAATGTATTCCACTTTATTAGTCTTTCACTCTTTGATTCGTTGGCTTGTACTAGTCTTTATACTGTATTCTATTTACAGGGCCTTTGTCGGCTTGG
This Cecembia calidifontis DNA region includes the following protein-coding sequences:
- a CDS encoding DNA cytosine methyltransferase, translated to MEKIKFIDLFCGIGGFRIAMEEACRENDLIPECVFSSDIDTFCQDSYEANFGHRPTGDITKVDEKDIPDHDILFAGFPCQPFSIIGQMQGFNDIRGTLFFDIARILKHKRPKAFVLENVKQLVGHDKGRTLKIIIKTLQELGYHVQYAVLNALDYGLPQKRERVIIVGHREPIMFSFPSPVRPFKPLSEILEKKVDKKYYASEYIVNKRKAKHKSAYKLSIWHENKAGNICSYPYSCALRAGASYNYLLVNGERRLTPREMFRLQGFPDTYKIVVNDSQARKQAGNAVPVNLVKAVILKLLPYVASSLDMTSVLREYEVEYGKG
- a CDS encoding very short patch repair endonuclease, with protein sequence MADVFSKEQRSAVMRQVKSSRNKSTELKLIDFLKTNNIKGWRRNYKLFGKPDFTFPTLRTVVFVDGCFWHGHNCRNTKPQVNKEYWNKKIERNKQRDKEVTLTLKQKDWTVIRLWECELKNEKLLTKRLKEKLPTTAPIRKWGFCASNEK
- a CDS encoding TetR/AcrR family transcriptional regulator yields the protein MKKAEATRSMILHKAFELIYVKGYQTTSIDDIIATTQVTKGAFYYHFKTKDEMGLAIINEVLKPTLASSFIEPLQGEQDPLNAIYNLMDSLLMKNEFLKVEYGCPASNFTQEMTPWNSEFNKALNELTREWTEAITATIERGKKSGVIRKDVNAKQVTIFVLSGYWGIRNLGKLENSKKVYISYLKQLKIYLNSLK
- a CDS encoding DUF6010 family protein, which translates into the protein MHTHGIQEFTIINALVAALIGLVFIIIMSFVKEPSRQKINAIIIAGAGGVYWSGGLGVWEYVFGAVMLFVAFKALKHYYFIGIGWLMHTGWDIMHHLYGDPIIHFAPLSSAGCAVCDAVLAIWFFFGAPTIWNVFKKQKTITTA